A stretch of the Streptomyces sp. WMMB303 genome encodes the following:
- a CDS encoding ATP-dependent DNA helicase, with protein sequence MSSLFDDSFLADLDGAAPEGDAAPPPDPEEEGGPAPAEEIPDDLFAGTFAGGARGATARDAYHRDGAPRSVIDPAALLEGMNEQQRDAVLHAGPPLLIVAGAGSGKTRVLTHRIAHLLGARNVHPGQILAITFTNKAAGEMKERVAELVGPRAQSMWVSTFHSACVRILRRESKKLGFTSSFSIYDAADSKRLMALVCRDLDLDPKRFPPKAFSAKVSNLKNELVDEEDFAGRAADGFEKTLAEAYTMYQARLREANALDFDDLIMTTVHLLQAFPDVAEHYRRRFRHVLVDEYQDTNHAQYQLVRELVGPAEEQAELCVVGDADQSIYAFRGATIRNILQFEEDYPDATTILLEQNYRSTQTILSAANAVIERNADRRPKNLWTRAGSGPRITGYVADTEHDEAQFVAEEIDRLSDGEADASGTVGSSGDGGGRDGDTGGDGAARVRPGDIAVFYRTNAQSRVFEEVFIRVGLPYKVVGGVRFYERREVRDILAYLRVLANPEDAVPLRRILNVPKRGIGDRAEAMIEALALREKITFPQALARVEEAYGMAARSLNAVKRFNTLMEELRTVVESGAGPATVLEAVLEQTGYLAELQSSTDPQDETRIENLQELAAVALEFEQERGEDESPGTLADFLERVALVADSDQIPEEGDDDGVVTLMTLHTAKGLEFPVVFLTGMEDGVFPHMRALGQAKELEEERRLAYVGITRAQQRLYLTRAGMRSAWGQPSYNPPSRFLEEIPAEYLDWKRTGSGGGGLGASGTAAATGAGIGVTLSSTTGAAARRGGPSGFATRRAGDRPVVSLQIGDRVTHDSFGLGTVQSVKGSGDNAEATIDFGGEKPKRLLLRYAPVEKL encoded by the coding sequence ATGAGCAGCCTTTTCGACGACAGCTTCCTGGCGGACCTCGACGGCGCGGCACCCGAGGGGGACGCGGCGCCGCCGCCCGACCCCGAGGAGGAGGGGGGCCCGGCCCCCGCCGAGGAGATCCCGGACGATCTCTTCGCGGGCACCTTCGCGGGCGGCGCCCGCGGAGCCACCGCGCGTGACGCCTATCACCGCGACGGTGCCCCCCGGTCGGTCATCGATCCCGCCGCGCTGCTGGAGGGGATGAACGAACAGCAGCGGGACGCCGTGCTGCACGCGGGCCCCCCGCTGCTCATCGTCGCCGGAGCGGGTTCGGGCAAGACGCGGGTGCTCACCCACCGCATCGCCCACCTGCTGGGTGCCCGCAATGTGCACCCCGGGCAGATCCTCGCCATCACCTTCACCAACAAGGCGGCCGGCGAGATGAAGGAGCGCGTCGCCGAGCTGGTGGGGCCGCGCGCGCAGTCCATGTGGGTCTCCACCTTCCACAGCGCGTGTGTGCGCATCCTGCGCCGCGAGAGCAAGAAGCTGGGCTTCACCTCATCGTTCTCGATCTACGACGCGGCCGACTCCAAGCGCCTGATGGCCCTGGTCTGCCGCGACCTGGACCTGGATCCCAAGCGCTTCCCGCCCAAGGCGTTCAGCGCCAAGGTCTCCAACCTCAAGAACGAACTGGTCGACGAGGAGGACTTCGCGGGCCGGGCCGCCGACGGATTCGAGAAGACCCTGGCCGAGGCGTACACGATGTACCAGGCGCGGCTGCGCGAGGCCAATGCGCTGGACTTCGACGACCTGATCATGACGACGGTCCATCTGCTCCAGGCGTTCCCCGACGTGGCCGAGCACTACCGGCGCCGCTTCCGGCACGTCCTGGTCGACGAGTACCAGGACACCAACCACGCGCAGTACCAACTGGTGCGCGAGCTGGTCGGCCCGGCCGAGGAGCAGGCCGAGCTGTGCGTCGTGGGCGACGCCGACCAGTCCATCTACGCCTTCCGCGGGGCCACCATCCGCAACATCCTCCAGTTCGAGGAGGACTACCCGGACGCGACCACGATCCTGCTGGAGCAGAATTACCGCTCCACGCAGACCATCCTCAGCGCCGCCAACGCGGTCATCGAGCGCAACGCGGACCGCCGCCCCAAGAACCTCTGGACCCGTGCGGGCTCCGGCCCGCGCATCACCGGCTATGTCGCCGACACCGAGCACGACGAGGCCCAGTTCGTCGCCGAGGAGATCGACCGGCTCAGCGACGGGGAGGCCGACGCCTCCGGCACGGTGGGAAGCTCCGGCGACGGCGGCGGCCGCGACGGTGACACCGGTGGCGACGGCGCGGCCCGGGTCCGCCCCGGCGACATCGCCGTCTTCTACCGCACCAACGCCCAGTCCCGTGTCTTCGAAGAAGTCTTCATCCGCGTGGGCCTGCCCTACAAGGTCGTCGGTGGAGTCCGCTTCTACGAGCGCCGCGAGGTCCGCGACATACTGGCGTATCTGCGGGTGCTGGCCAACCCGGAGGACGCGGTGCCGCTGCGCCGCATCCTCAACGTGCCCAAGCGCGGCATCGGGGATCGCGCCGAGGCCATGATCGAGGCGCTGGCACTGCGCGAGAAGATCACGTTCCCGCAGGCGCTCGCCCGGGTCGAGGAGGCGTACGGCATGGCCGCGCGCTCCCTCAACGCCGTCAAGCGGTTCAACACCCTGATGGAGGAGCTGCGCACGGTCGTGGAGTCCGGCGCCGGTCCGGCCACGGTGCTGGAAGCGGTGCTGGAGCAGACCGGGTACCTCGCGGAGCTCCAGTCCTCCACCGATCCGCAGGACGAGACCCGCATCGAGAACCTGCAGGAACTCGCCGCCGTCGCACTTGAGTTCGAGCAAGAGCGGGGCGAGGACGAGTCGCCGGGCACCCTCGCCGACTTCCTGGAGCGGGTCGCCCTGGTCGCCGACTCCGACCAGATTCCGGAGGAGGGCGACGACGACGGCGTCGTGACGCTCATGACCCTGCACACGGCCAAGGGCCTCGAGTTCCCCGTGGTCTTCCTGACCGGCATGGAGGACGGCGTCTTCCCGCACATGCGGGCCCTCGGCCAGGCCAAGGAGCTGGAGGAGGAGCGCCGGCTCGCCTACGTCGGCATCACCCGCGCCCAGCAGCGGCTGTATCTCACCCGCGCCGGAATGCGCAGCGCATGGGGCCAGCCCTCCTACAACCCGCCCTCCCGCTTCCTGGAGGAGATCCCCGCCGAGTACCTCGACTGGAAGCGCACCGGCAGCGGGGGCGGCGGCCTGGGCGCGAGCGGGACGGCCGCGGCGACGGGTGCCGGGATCGGGGTGACCCTCTCCTCCACCACGGGAGCCGCCGCCCGGCGGGGCGGCCCCTCCGGATTCGCGACCCGGCGGGCCGGCGACCGTCCGGTGGTCTCCCTCCAGATCGGCGACCGCGTCACCCACGACAGCTTCGGGCTCGGCACGGTGCAGTCGGTCAAGGGCAGCGGAGACAACGCCGAGGCGACCATCGACTTCGGCGGCGAGAAGCCCAAGCGGCTGCTGCTGCGCTACGCGCCCGTGGAGAAGCTGTAG